From one Nocardioides scoriae genomic stretch:
- a CDS encoding phosphotransferase family protein, producing the protein MSDPSGSRTDPPGLPVAAVEAFLHEAVPGLLQGPLRASLTAGGRSNLTYVLEDGHGRWVLRRPPLGHVLASAHDMGREHRLLAALAPTEVPVPAPLVLADDQVIGAPFYVMDFAEGEVLRETPQLAALDAAQAEAVTTDLVRVLVRLHDLDPGAVGLGDLGRPAGYLDRQLSRWRRQLASSHSRDLPELDRLADRLEERVPTTQRHTIVHGDYRLDNVMVDVAGGRVRAVLDWEMATLGDPLADLASAVVWWQGTSGLDLPVAAVPADVAGWPGGDTLLAAYADRSGLDLAEMPWYLGFAYFKIAAIFEGIHYRSQQGLTVGEGFDRLGALVPPLVERGHAALPG; encoded by the coding sequence GTGAGCGACCCCAGCGGCTCCCGGACCGACCCGCCGGGCCTCCCGGTCGCGGCGGTCGAGGCCTTCCTGCACGAGGCCGTGCCCGGGCTGCTCCAGGGGCCGCTGCGCGCCAGCCTCACCGCGGGCGGCCGGTCCAACCTGACCTACGTCCTGGAGGACGGCCACGGCCGGTGGGTGCTGCGGCGCCCGCCGCTGGGCCACGTCCTCGCCTCGGCCCACGACATGGGCCGGGAGCACCGGCTGCTCGCCGCCCTGGCCCCCACCGAGGTGCCGGTGCCGGCCCCGCTCGTGCTGGCCGACGACCAGGTGATCGGGGCGCCCTTCTACGTCATGGACTTCGCCGAGGGCGAGGTGCTGCGCGAGACCCCGCAGCTGGCCGCGCTGGACGCCGCGCAGGCCGAGGCGGTGACCACCGACCTGGTGCGGGTGCTGGTGCGGCTGCACGACCTCGACCCCGGGGCGGTCGGCCTGGGCGACCTCGGCCGTCCCGCGGGCTACCTCGACCGCCAGCTCAGCCGCTGGCGCCGCCAGCTCGCGTCGTCCCACAGCCGCGACCTGCCCGAGCTCGACCGGCTCGCCGACCGGCTCGAGGAGCGCGTGCCCACGACCCAGCGGCACACGATCGTGCACGGCGACTACCGCCTCGACAACGTCATGGTCGACGTGGCCGGCGGCCGGGTGCGCGCGGTGCTCGACTGGGAGATGGCCACCCTCGGCGACCCGCTGGCCGACCTGGCCTCGGCGGTCGTGTGGTGGCAGGGCACCAGCGGGCTCGACCTGCCGGTGGCCGCGGTCCCCGCCGACGTCGCCGGCTGGCCCGGCGGCGACACCCTGCTGGCGGCGTACGCCGATCGCAGCGGTCTCGACCTGGCCGAGATGCCGTGGTACCTCGGCTTCGCCTACTTCAAGATCGCGGCCATCTTCGAGGGCATCCACTACCGCTCGCAGCAGGGCCTCACCGTGGGCGAGGGCTTCGACCGGCTCGGGGCGCTGGTACCGCCGCTGGTCGAGCGCGGCCACGCCGCCCTGCCCGGGTAG
- a CDS encoding SDR family oxidoreductase: MSALESLRGRTIIMSGGSRGIGLAIALRAARDGANVVLLAKTSEPHPKLEGTVHTAAAEIEAAGGQALAVVGDVRSDEDVAGAVAQAVERFGGIDVVVNNASAIDLSPTGEIAMKKYDLMQDINARGTFLLSKTALPHLQASDHAHVLTLSPPLDLRPRWAGSYLAYTMAKYGMSLVTLGLAEEQREAGVAANSLWPRTMIATAAVANLLGGEEAVAGSRTPETVADAAHAVLLRDPRTCTGRFFIDDEVLAEEGVTDLDRYRAVPGDGPLRPDLFLDPEDAQG, from the coding sequence GTGAGCGCGCTCGAGAGCCTCCGCGGCCGCACGATCATCATGTCGGGCGGCAGCCGCGGCATCGGCCTGGCCATCGCCCTGCGCGCCGCGCGCGACGGCGCCAACGTGGTGCTGCTCGCCAAGACCAGCGAGCCCCACCCCAAGCTCGAGGGCACCGTGCACACCGCGGCCGCCGAGATCGAGGCGGCCGGCGGCCAGGCCCTGGCCGTGGTCGGCGACGTGCGCAGCGACGAGGACGTCGCGGGCGCGGTCGCGCAGGCCGTCGAGCGCTTCGGCGGCATCGACGTCGTGGTCAACAACGCCAGCGCGATCGACCTCAGCCCGACGGGCGAGATCGCGATGAAGAAGTACGACCTGATGCAGGACATCAACGCCCGCGGCACCTTCCTGCTCTCCAAGACCGCGCTGCCGCACCTGCAGGCCAGCGACCACGCCCACGTGCTCACGCTCTCGCCGCCGCTCGACCTGCGGCCGCGGTGGGCGGGCAGCTACCTGGCCTACACGATGGCGAAGTACGGCATGAGCCTGGTGACCCTCGGTCTCGCCGAGGAGCAGCGCGAGGCCGGTGTGGCCGCCAACTCGCTGTGGCCGCGCACCATGATCGCCACCGCCGCGGTCGCCAACCTGCTGGGCGGCGAGGAGGCCGTCGCGGGCTCCCGCACCCCTGAGACGGTCGCCGACGCGGCCCACGCCGTGCTGCTGCGCGACCCGCGCACCTGCACCGGGCGGTTCTTCATCGACGACGAGGTGCTCGCCGAGGAGGGCGTGACCGACCTCGACCGCTACCGCGCCGTGCCGGGCGACGGTCCGCTGCGGCCCGACCTGTTCCTCGACCCCGAGGACGCGCAGGGATGA
- a CDS encoding class I adenylate-forming enzyme family protein → MGVYDERPWLDLYGDMPHDLAPEHDNALDMFRAGLATDPSGAAVVYFDGVMSREELDQQSDALASALLEHGFAAGDRLAVYLQNVPQFLVCMVATWKAGGVMVSINPMSRARELTYLLQDSGAKVLVALEQLYDEVGRDVVPGTAVELVLTTSELEHQTRHDERLFAGMSRQRHEGTTDLAELIEAHRGQQPPPVELAPDDVAFLTYTSGTTGVPKGAMNTHRNVVFTASVYRDCARFQAPGSVFGIAPLFHITGLIGHIAVSFLAPMPLVLAYRFEPHVVLDALVEHRPTYTIGAITAFNALFNHPEFTKDHFSSFTSVYSGGAAISPTAEKAFLTHTGLQVHNAYGLTETTSPMTLTPFGAPSPVDPTSGALSVGVPVPSTVVHIWDEQGQDLPLGEVGEIVADGPQVVAGYWGKPEETEANLPGGALKSGDVGFMNDQGWIFIVDRKKDMINASGYKVWPREVEDVLAEHPAVRESAVVGVPDEKRGETVKAFVSLKAGSEVTTEELIAHCKERMAAYKYPRQVVVIDELPKTVTGKILRRELRD, encoded by the coding sequence ATGGGCGTCTACGACGAGCGGCCCTGGCTCGACCTCTACGGCGACATGCCGCACGACCTGGCGCCCGAGCACGACAACGCGCTCGACATGTTCCGGGCGGGTCTGGCGACGGACCCGTCCGGGGCGGCGGTCGTCTACTTCGACGGCGTCATGTCGCGCGAGGAGCTCGACCAGCAGAGCGACGCGCTGGCCTCGGCGCTGCTGGAGCACGGCTTCGCGGCCGGCGACCGGCTGGCGGTCTACCTGCAGAACGTGCCGCAGTTCCTGGTCTGCATGGTCGCGACCTGGAAGGCCGGCGGGGTGATGGTCTCCATCAACCCGATGAGCCGGGCCCGCGAGCTGACCTACCTGCTGCAGGACTCCGGCGCCAAGGTGCTGGTGGCCCTGGAGCAGCTCTACGACGAGGTCGGTCGCGACGTGGTGCCCGGCACCGCGGTCGAGCTGGTGCTCACCACCAGCGAGCTCGAGCACCAGACCCGCCACGACGAGCGGCTCTTCGCCGGGATGTCGCGCCAGCGCCACGAGGGCACCACCGACCTCGCCGAGCTGATCGAGGCCCACCGCGGCCAGCAGCCGCCGCCGGTCGAGCTCGCCCCCGACGACGTGGCGTTCCTGACCTACACCTCGGGGACCACCGGGGTGCCCAAGGGTGCGATGAACACCCACCGCAACGTGGTGTTCACGGCGTCGGTCTACCGCGACTGCGCCCGCTTCCAGGCGCCGGGCTCGGTCTTCGGCATCGCGCCGCTGTTCCACATCACCGGGCTGATCGGCCACATCGCGGTCAGCTTCCTGGCCCCGATGCCGCTGGTGCTGGCCTACCGGTTCGAGCCGCACGTCGTGCTGGACGCGCTGGTCGAGCACCGGCCGACGTACACCATCGGCGCGATCACGGCCTTCAACGCGCTCTTCAACCACCCGGAGTTCACGAAGGACCACTTCAGCTCCTTCACCTCGGTCTACTCCGGCGGCGCGGCGATCTCGCCGACCGCGGAGAAGGCGTTCCTCACCCACACCGGGCTGCAGGTGCACAACGCCTACGGCCTGACCGAGACCACGAGCCCGATGACCCTGACGCCCTTCGGGGCGCCCTCGCCGGTCGACCCCACCTCGGGGGCGCTGTCGGTGGGCGTGCCGGTGCCCAGCACCGTCGTGCACATCTGGGACGAGCAGGGCCAGGACCTGCCGCTGGGGGAGGTCGGCGAGATCGTCGCCGACGGCCCGCAGGTGGTCGCGGGCTACTGGGGCAAGCCCGAGGAGACCGAGGCCAACCTGCCCGGGGGAGCGCTCAAGAGCGGCGACGTCGGCTTCATGAACGACCAGGGCTGGATCTTCATCGTCGACCGCAAGAAGGACATGATCAACGCCTCCGGCTACAAGGTGTGGCCGCGCGAGGTCGAGGACGTGCTGGCCGAGCACCCCGCCGTGCGCGAGTCGGCCGTGGTCGGCGTGCCCGACGAGAAGCGCGGCGAGACGGTCAAGGCCTTCGTCAGCCTCAAGGCCGGCTCCGAGGTCACGACCGAGGAGCTGATCGCCCACTGCAAGGAGCGGATGGCGGCGTACAAGTACCCCCGCCAGGTCGTCGTCATCGACGAGCTCCCCAAGACGGTCACCGGCAAGATCCTGCGGCGCGAGCTGCGCGACTAG
- a CDS encoding phosphatase PAP2 family protein, with product MPVSAVRDQPTAVPPRPDEGRRPGAGGALLLAAASAAGFVLLSWWAVWTPAGQSFDDRAMVWIAAHLPGQGVATDLLGVVSAGAVLLGTVVLALLALAVHGPRRALAVAGVAAGLPVLARLLKLVLDRPDLVDGSANSLPSGHTAAVAGLAMAFVLAVPGLVRGLTLALVVPVVLAAGYATVVLQWHRPSDAAAAALLAVTVGALAHVVAPPRHRRSGA from the coding sequence GTGCCCGTGTCCGCCGTCCGTGACCAGCCCACCGCCGTGCCGCCGCGCCCCGACGAGGGGCGCCGTCCGGGTGCCGGCGGGGCGCTGCTGCTGGCGGCCGCCTCCGCCGCCGGGTTCGTGCTGCTCTCCTGGTGGGCGGTGTGGACGCCCGCGGGCCAGTCCTTCGACGACCGGGCGATGGTGTGGATCGCGGCCCACCTCCCCGGGCAGGGCGTGGCCACCGACCTGCTGGGCGTGGTCTCGGCCGGCGCCGTGCTGCTCGGCACCGTGGTGCTCGCGCTGCTCGCCCTCGCCGTGCACGGCCCCCGCCGCGCGCTCGCCGTGGCCGGCGTCGCCGCGGGGCTGCCGGTGCTGGCCCGGCTGCTCAAGCTCGTGCTCGACCGCCCCGACCTCGTCGACGGGTCGGCCAACTCGCTGCCGAGCGGTCACACCGCCGCGGTCGCCGGGCTGGCGATGGCCTTCGTGCTCGCCGTGCCGGGCCTGGTCCGCGGGCTGACGCTGGCCCTGGTGGTCCCGGTGGTCCTGGCCGCGGGCTACGCCACCGTGGTGCTGCAGTGGCACCGGCCCAGCGACGCCGCCGCGGCCGCGCTGCTCGCCGTCACGGTCGGCGCGCTGGCCCACGTGGTCGCGCCACCGCGCCATCGCCGCTCCGGCGCCTGA
- a CDS encoding acyl-CoA dehydrogenase family protein has product MPPSHQDQSPAPTPDHSLPAPSARAVELHEQMVAFMTEHVLPAEASYAAHRAAAGPDGHDLPPVMEDLKREARSRGLWNLFLPSESGLTQLEYAPLAELSGWSNDLGPEAINCQAPDTGNMELLHLLGTDEQKQQWLEPLLAGEIRSAFAMTEPEVASSDATNIATRIERDGDDYVINGRKWWTSGAMDPRCAVFIVMGKTDPEAATHRQQTMVIVPRETPGVTVVRDLPVFGHHDQHGHAEVTFTDVRVPVSHVIGEEGGGFAAAQARLGPGRIHHCMRALGAAERALALMVARAQDRVAFGRPLAEQGVVQQQIAESRLEIDQARLLCHRACHVIDTEGNKAAKDLVAMAKVAVPRAATSVIDRAIQVHGGAGVTDVTPLAAMYGWHRAMRLFDGPDEVHLRSLAKAELRRTPALPTTAVHA; this is encoded by the coding sequence GTGCCCCCTTCTCACCAGGACCAGTCCCCCGCGCCCACGCCCGACCACTCGCTGCCCGCGCCCTCGGCGCGCGCCGTCGAGCTGCACGAGCAGATGGTCGCCTTCATGACCGAGCACGTGCTCCCCGCCGAGGCGTCGTACGCCGCGCACCGCGCCGCCGCGGGCCCCGACGGCCACGACCTGCCGCCGGTGATGGAGGACCTCAAGCGCGAGGCACGGAGCCGCGGGCTGTGGAACCTCTTCCTGCCCTCGGAGTCGGGGCTGACCCAGCTGGAGTACGCCCCGCTGGCCGAGCTGTCCGGGTGGAGCAACGACCTCGGCCCCGAGGCGATCAACTGCCAGGCGCCCGACACCGGCAACATGGAGCTGCTCCACCTGCTCGGCACCGACGAGCAGAAGCAGCAGTGGCTCGAGCCGCTGCTGGCCGGCGAGATCCGCTCGGCGTTCGCGATGACCGAGCCTGAGGTCGCGAGCAGCGACGCGACCAACATCGCGACCCGCATCGAGCGCGACGGCGACGACTACGTGATCAACGGCCGCAAGTGGTGGACGAGCGGGGCGATGGACCCCCGCTGCGCGGTCTTCATCGTGATGGGCAAGACCGACCCGGAGGCCGCCACCCACCGGCAGCAGACGATGGTGATCGTGCCCCGCGAGACGCCGGGCGTCACCGTGGTCCGGGACCTGCCGGTCTTCGGCCACCACGACCAGCACGGCCACGCCGAGGTCACCTTCACCGACGTCCGGGTGCCGGTGTCGCACGTGATCGGCGAGGAGGGCGGCGGGTTCGCCGCCGCGCAGGCCCGCCTCGGCCCCGGCCGCATCCACCACTGCATGCGCGCGCTGGGCGCCGCCGAGCGGGCCCTGGCCCTCATGGTCGCCCGCGCCCAGGACCGCGTCGCCTTCGGGCGGCCGCTGGCCGAGCAGGGCGTGGTGCAGCAGCAGATCGCGGAGTCGCGGCTCGAGATCGACCAGGCCCGGCTGCTGTGCCACCGCGCCTGCCACGTCATCGACACCGAGGGCAACAAGGCCGCCAAGGACCTCGTCGCGATGGCCAAGGTGGCGGTCCCCCGCGCCGCGACCAGCGTCATCGACCGCGCCATCCAGGTGCACGGCGGCGCCGGCGTGACCGACGTGACGCCGCTGGCCGCGATGTACGGCTGGCACCGCGCGATGCGGCTGTTCGACGGCCCCGACGAGGTGCACCTGCGCTCGCTGGCCAAGGCCGAGCTGCGGCGCACCCCCGCCCTGCCCACGACGGCGGTGCACGCGTGA
- a CDS encoding response regulator, with protein MADGTPRDVIRVYLLDDHEIVRRGLADLLQAEGDIVVVGQSGLAAEATRQIPALRPDVAILDGRLPDGSGVDVCREVRSRDPEIKALVLSSYDDDEALFAAIMAGASGYVLKQVRGHDLLDTVRRVAAGQSMLDPAVTAQVLARIRGGGRTDPALEGLTGQERRILELIGEGMTNRQIAGAMFLAEKTVKNYTSSLYAKLGLQSRTQAAIFATQHPPS; from the coding sequence ATGGCCGACGGCACGCCCCGCGACGTCATCCGCGTCTACCTGCTCGACGACCACGAGATCGTGCGCCGCGGGCTGGCCGACCTGCTCCAGGCCGAGGGCGACATCGTCGTGGTGGGCCAGTCGGGGCTGGCGGCCGAGGCGACCCGGCAGATCCCCGCGCTGCGGCCCGACGTGGCGATCCTCGACGGGCGCCTGCCCGACGGCTCCGGCGTCGACGTCTGCCGCGAGGTCCGCTCGCGGGACCCGGAGATCAAGGCGCTCGTCCTGTCGTCGTACGACGACGACGAGGCGCTCTTCGCCGCCATCATGGCCGGCGCCTCCGGCTACGTGCTCAAGCAGGTGCGGGGCCACGACCTGCTCGACACGGTGCGGCGGGTCGCGGCCGGCCAGTCGATGCTCGACCCGGCGGTCACGGCGCAGGTGCTCGCGCGGATCCGCGGCGGTGGGCGCACCGACCCCGCGCTCGAGGGCCTGACCGGCCAGGAGCGCCGCATCCTGGAGCTGATCGGCGAGGGGATGACCAACCGCCAGATCGCCGGGGCGATGTTCCTGGCCGAGAAGACGGTCAAGAACTACACCTCCAGCCTCTACGCCAAGCTGGGGCTGCAGAGCCGCACCCAGGCCGCGATCTTCGCCACCCAGCACCCGCCGTCCTGA
- a CDS encoding GAF domain-containing sensor histidine kinase — MTGAIEQENFEELLREVLRRVHGVLDEQARWELLLEAVVTMAADLSLDGLLEHIVGIAGQLAGARYAALGVLDTGSGRRLRTFVHHGIDAEGAATIGELPSGHGLLGLIIDRPEPLRLHDIAEHAASYGFPADHPPMHSFLGVPVRIRDRVFGNLYLTEKQGGGEFTAEDERIVVALAAAAGVAVENAQLYEEARRRELWLSATAEITGLLSGPVHGTEALQVVVDRALEVSGASAVWLLTDGVGAERRTGPGVEPMSVRVAAETGAASPAPVSSEVAEQVASGGVPRRVENSLLVPFAAAGAGAGVLVLHWAQGGQNGQAAEDLDPALPASFAEQAALALRVASSHRDREQLAVFEDRDRIGRDLHDVIIQRLFAIGLSLQGSSRLADDPVLRERLEGAVDELDSTIKNIRSTIFELGGSSDDVQAEVTRLVRRAAETLGFRPSLAFEGPVRTRIGADVVPDLLAVLTEALSNVARHSGAARVSVLLSARDADLVLEVVDDGCGVPSHVDESGLHNMRERARARGGTLHVEPAAGGGDGSAPAGTRLRWQVPLG; from the coding sequence ATGACGGGGGCCATCGAGCAGGAGAACTTCGAGGAGCTCCTCCGCGAGGTGCTCCGGCGGGTCCACGGGGTGCTCGACGAGCAGGCCCGCTGGGAGCTGCTGCTCGAGGCGGTGGTCACGATGGCCGCCGACCTCTCGCTCGACGGGCTGCTCGAGCACATCGTCGGGATCGCGGGCCAGCTGGCGGGCGCGCGGTACGCCGCGCTGGGCGTGCTCGACACCGGCAGCGGTCGCCGGCTGCGGACCTTCGTGCACCACGGCATCGACGCGGAGGGCGCCGCCACGATCGGGGAGCTGCCCTCGGGTCACGGCCTGCTCGGGCTCATCATCGACCGGCCCGAGCCGCTGCGGCTCCACGACATCGCCGAGCACGCCGCGTCGTACGGCTTCCCGGCGGACCACCCGCCGATGCACTCGTTCCTCGGGGTGCCGGTGCGGATCCGCGACCGCGTCTTCGGCAACCTCTACCTGACCGAGAAGCAGGGTGGCGGCGAGTTCACCGCGGAGGACGAGCGCATCGTGGTCGCGCTCGCGGCGGCGGCCGGCGTGGCCGTCGAGAACGCCCAGCTCTACGAGGAGGCCCGGCGGCGCGAGCTGTGGCTCTCCGCGACGGCCGAGATCACCGGGTTGCTCTCCGGCCCGGTCCACGGCACCGAGGCCCTGCAGGTGGTGGTCGACCGGGCGCTTGAGGTGTCGGGGGCGAGCGCCGTGTGGTTGCTGACCGACGGCGTCGGCGCCGAGCGGCGCACCGGCCCGGGCGTGGAGCCGATGAGCGTGAGGGTCGCCGCCGAGACCGGGGCGGCCTCACCGGCCCCGGTCTCCTCGGAGGTGGCCGAGCAGGTCGCCTCGGGCGGGGTGCCGCGGCGCGTCGAGAACTCCCTGCTGGTGCCCTTCGCGGCGGCCGGCGCCGGCGCCGGCGTGCTGGTGCTGCACTGGGCGCAGGGCGGCCAGAACGGCCAGGCCGCCGAGGACCTCGACCCGGCGCTGCCGGCGAGCTTCGCCGAGCAGGCGGCGCTGGCCCTGCGCGTGGCCAGCTCCCACCGCGACCGGGAGCAGCTCGCCGTCTTCGAGGACCGCGACCGCATCGGTCGCGACCTGCACGACGTCATCATCCAGCGGCTGTTCGCCATCGGGCTCTCGCTCCAGGGGTCCTCGCGGCTCGCGGACGACCCCGTGCTGCGGGAGCGGCTCGAGGGCGCCGTCGACGAGCTCGACTCGACGATCAAGAACATCCGCTCGACCATCTTCGAGCTCGGCGGCTCCAGCGACGACGTCCAGGCCGAGGTCACGCGGCTGGTCCGCCGCGCCGCCGAGACGCTGGGGTTCCGCCCGTCGCTGGCCTTCGAGGGGCCGGTGCGCACCCGGATCGGGGCCGACGTGGTGCCCGACCTGCTCGCCGTGCTGACCGAGGCGCTGTCCAACGTGGCCCGGCACTCCGGCGCCGCCCGGGTCTCGGTGCTGCTGTCGGCGCGCGACGCCGACCTGGTGCTCGAGGTGGTCGACGACGGGTGCGGCGTGCCGTCGCACGTCGACGAGAGCGGGCTGCACAACATGCGCGAGCGCGCCCGCGCCCGGGGCGGCACCCTCCACGTGGAGCCCGCCGCGGGCGGTGGGGACGGCTCCGCGCCGGCAGGCACGCGGCTGCGCTGGCAGGTCCCGCTGGGCTGA
- a CDS encoding EthD family reductase, with protein MFTVTFVLHEKSGSDRSEALQYWRTTHADVVRRVPGVAHYVQQHALGAPEGEPPFLGVASLSFADEAAFGVAAGSEEFAAAVADVANFADADRLPTAFTEDVVIVG; from the coding sequence ATGTTCACCGTCACCTTCGTGCTCCACGAGAAGTCCGGCAGCGACCGGTCCGAGGCGCTGCAGTACTGGCGCACCACCCACGCCGACGTCGTACGCCGGGTCCCCGGCGTCGCGCACTACGTGCAGCAGCACGCCCTCGGCGCACCCGAGGGCGAGCCGCCGTTCCTCGGCGTGGCCAGCCTGTCCTTCGCCGACGAGGCGGCCTTCGGGGTCGCGGCCGGCTCGGAGGAGTTCGCCGCGGCGGTGGCCGACGTGGCCAACTTCGCCGACGCCGACCGGCTCCCGACCGCCTTCACCGAGGACGTCGTGATCGTCGGGTGA
- a CDS encoding enoyl-CoA hydratase-related protein produces the protein MSQLVAYALRDGAAHVTLSDPDHGNSLTPASVDQLHAAVRRARLEDARVVVLRGLGKAFSVGGDVGTFAGAEDPDQLVEDLAEALHRVISDLHRMDAVVVAVVAGTAAGAGVPLAAAADVVLAGESARFTLAYTRIGLSPDGGSTLLTASLGLHRALHLALLNPVLGAAQAQAAGLVAEVHPDAELDAAADRVVAQLLAGSRPAQVSAKRLLREVATPGAEAALRQESLAIRANASGPDGREGVAAFAAKRRPDFPSTRG, from the coding sequence ATGAGCCAGCTGGTCGCCTACGCCCTGCGTGACGGCGCCGCGCACGTCACGCTGAGCGACCCGGACCACGGCAACTCGCTGACGCCGGCGTCGGTCGACCAGCTGCACGCGGCCGTGCGCCGGGCCCGGCTCGAGGACGCCCGCGTCGTGGTGCTCCGGGGCCTGGGCAAGGCCTTCAGCGTCGGCGGCGACGTCGGCACCTTCGCCGGCGCCGAGGACCCCGACCAGCTGGTGGAGGACCTCGCGGAGGCGCTGCACCGCGTCATCAGCGACCTGCACCGGATGGACGCCGTCGTGGTGGCGGTCGTGGCCGGCACCGCCGCCGGTGCGGGCGTGCCCCTGGCCGCCGCGGCCGACGTGGTCCTGGCCGGCGAGTCCGCCCGGTTCACCCTCGCCTACACCAGGATCGGGCTGTCCCCCGACGGCGGCAGCACGCTGCTGACCGCCTCGCTCGGCCTGCACCGCGCGCTGCACCTCGCGCTGCTCAACCCCGTGCTCGGTGCCGCGCAGGCGCAGGCGGCGGGCCTGGTCGCCGAGGTCCACCCCGACGCCGAGCTCGACGCGGCGGCCGACCGGGTGGTGGCGCAGCTGCTGGCCGGGTCGCGACCCGCGCAGGTCTCGGCCAAGCGGCTGCTGCGCGAGGTGGCCACGCCCGGCGCCGAGGCGGCGCTGCGGCAGGAGTCGCTGGCCATCCGCGCCAACGCCTCGGGCCCCGACGGCCGCGAGGGCGTGGCGGCGTTCGCGGCCAAGCGCCGCCCCGACTTCCCCAGCACGCGGGGCTGA
- a CDS encoding Acg family FMN-binding oxidoreductase: protein MPLQRAPARRAAVPGAVERIVDRARMAPSIHNTQPWRWRTRSPVELELWADQGRRLVHADADGRQLVVSCGTALHHALVAAHAYGFRVAVERAPDPAAPDLLARLRLAPAPPGAPVDPHAVDDLLTISERSTDRRRFTLWPVAADRVARVARAATHPDVQLLPLTEPRSRRRVDLLTEQARLAQAHDPAIVAETASWVDRGSHEGIPRAVVPVALGLRGQHPHRFDTSLVDGSERLVEASEGLVVLLTATDGPLSWLRAGEAASALWLSAAREGFSVVPLSQVVEHATSRAALSREVPGPLRRPQLLLRLGWQQIGRSSLPRTPRRPLHDVLDGGDDLLRPGGPPGP, encoded by the coding sequence ATGCCCCTGCAGCGCGCGCCCGCCCGGCGGGCCGCGGTGCCCGGCGCCGTCGAGCGGATCGTCGACCGCGCCCGGATGGCGCCCAGCATCCACAACACGCAGCCGTGGCGCTGGCGGACGCGCTCCCCCGTCGAGCTCGAGCTGTGGGCCGACCAGGGGCGGCGCCTCGTGCACGCCGACGCCGACGGGCGCCAGCTGGTCGTCAGCTGCGGCACCGCCCTGCACCACGCCCTGGTCGCGGCGCACGCCTACGGGTTCCGCGTCGCGGTGGAGCGGGCCCCCGACCCCGCCGCACCCGACCTGCTGGCCCGGCTGCGCCTGGCGCCTGCGCCGCCGGGCGCGCCGGTCGACCCGCACGCCGTCGACGACCTGCTGACGATCTCCGAGCGCTCCACCGACCGGCGTCGCTTCACGCTGTGGCCGGTGGCCGCCGACCGCGTGGCCCGGGTGGCCAGGGCCGCGACCCACCCCGACGTGCAGCTCCTGCCGCTCACCGAGCCGCGCTCGCGGCGGCGGGTCGACCTGCTGACCGAGCAGGCCCGGCTGGCCCAGGCCCACGACCCCGCGATCGTCGCCGAGACCGCCTCGTGGGTGGATCGCGGCTCCCACGAGGGCATCCCGCGGGCCGTGGTGCCGGTGGCCCTCGGCCTGCGCGGGCAGCACCCCCACCGCTTCGACACCTCCCTGGTCGACGGCTCCGAGCGCCTCGTCGAGGCCTCCGAGGGCCTCGTCGTGCTGCTCACCGCCACCGACGGACCGCTGTCGTGGCTGCGCGCCGGGGAGGCGGCGAGCGCGCTGTGGCTGAGCGCCGCCCGCGAGGGCTTCTCGGTCGTCCCCCTCAGCCAGGTGGTCGAGCACGCCACCAGCCGGGCCGCGCTCTCGCGCGAGGTGCCCGGCCCGCTGCGCCGGCCCCAGCTGCTGCTGCGGCTGGGCTGGCAGCAGATCGGCCGCAGCAGCCTGCCTCGGACGCCGCGCCGTCCGCTGCACGACGTGCTCGACGGGGGCGACGACCTGCTCCGGCCCGGCGGCCCGCCCGGGCCGTGA